GTTCGAGCGCTTCCGCTTCGCCCGGCGGACGGGCGGGGTGGGGAGTGGCCGCCACGCGCTAGTCTGGCCAGCCATGTCGCTGAACGGCCCCGCACCGCCTACCGATTCCGCTTCCGCTTCCGCCCACGGGGGCGGTGCGGTGCTCGTGGCGGGCCTCGCGGCGGCGGGCGGCGGCTGGACCGACCGCCACCGCCACCCCGTGCCGCAACTGACGTGGGCGGGCAGCGGAGTCCTGATGGTGCGGGCGCTGGGCCGCACGTGGGTGCTGCCGGCGACGACGGCGCTGTGGATCCCCCCGGGCGTACGCCACGCGACGGGGACGGCGGGCACGACGGAGCCGCGGACGCTGTACGTCCGGTATCCGGGCCCGGCCCCGACGGCCGCCGACCCCCCGCTCCGTACGCGCCCGCCGGCGGACCGGCCCGGGTGGCCGGAGCCGACCGTCGTGGCCGTGACCCCGCTGCTGCGGGCCCTCAGCGACCACCTCGCCGACGACGCCCCCGCCCCGGCCGCCCGCGCCCGCGCGGAGGCCGTGCTCCTCGACCAGCTCGCCCCCGTCGCCCCGACGCCGGTCCTGGCGCCCATGCCCCACGACCCCCGCCCCCGCGCCGTCGCCGAGGCCCTGCGCGACACCCCGGCGGACGCCCGCACGCTCGCGGAGTGGTCCCCGTACGCCGGCGCGGCGCCCCGCACGCTGGCGCGCCTCTTCGTCGCCGAGACGGGCATGCCCTTCGGCCGCTGGCGTACGCACCTGCGCCTCCAGGCGTCCCTGCCGCTGCTCGCCTCCGGCGCGACGGTGGCCACCGCCGCCCGGCACGTCGGCTACGCCTCGTCGAGCGCGTTCGTCGCGGCATTCCACCGCACCGTGGGGGCACCGCCGGGCACGTACTTCCCGCGCGACTGAGGATCCGCGGACCGGGCACGTACCGTGTCCCCGTGCCAGCCTCCCGCCTCCGCCGCGCCGCCGTCCTCGTACTGGAAGGGGCCAAACCCCTCGACGCCGGCATCCCCGCGCAGGTCTTCAGCACCCGCCGGAGCATGCCGTACGAGGTCCGCGTCTGCGGCGCCGCACCGGGGCTGGTGGCCGGCGGCGACGGGCTCTCGTACCACGTCGCACACGGCCTGTCCGCGCTGACCTGGGCGGACATCGTCTTCGTACCCGGCTACCGGTTCCCCGACCGCGACGACCCGCCGCCCGCCGTCACCGAGGCCCTGATCGCCGCCCACCGCCGCGGCGCCCGCCTCGCCGCCATCTCGACCGGCGCCTTCGCCCTCGCCGCCACCGGCCTCCTCGACGGCCGCCGCGCCACCACCCACTGGCACTACACGCGCGCGCTCGCCGCGAAGCACCCGGAGGTACGGGTCGACGAGAACGTGCTCTTCGTCGACGAAGGCAGCGTCCTGACCTCCGCGGGCGCCGCCTCCGGCATCGACCTGTGCCTGCACATCCTCCGCGGTGACCTCGGCGTGGCCGCGTCCAACCACGCCGCGCGGCGCCTGGTGGCGGCCCCGTACCGCAGCGGCGGCCAGGCGCAGTACGTGCCGCGCAGCGTGCCGGAGCCGCTCGGCGAGCGGTTCGCCGCGACCCGGGAGTGGGCGCTGCACCGGCTCGGCGAGCCGCTGACGCTGGAGGCGCTGGCGCGGCACGCGGGGGTGTCGACGCGCACGTTCTCGCGGCGCTTCGTGGACGACACCGGGTACACGCCGATGCAGTGGATCATGCGGGCGCGCATCGACGTGGCGCGCGAGCTGCTGGAGCGGTCCGAGCAGAGCGTGGAGCAGATCGCGGACCGCGTGGGCCTCGGCACGGGCGCCAACCTGCGGCTGCACTTCCAGCAGATTCTGGGGACGACGCCGAGCGAGTACCGGCGCACGTTCGCGCGGGGCGAGTAGCTGGCGAGATCCTTGCGGAGGATGGCACCCGGGCCGCTGTCAGGGAGCGGCAGGGCGGGCGAACCTACGGGAAAGCGCAGAAACCCCGAAGGGACATCCACGGGAATCCCGTGGGGAGCCGCAGACACCCGGGAGGCAGGAAGCTCATGACCCGCATCGCCATCAACGGATTCGGCCGCATCGGCCGCAACGTGCTGCGTGCGCTGCTGGAACGCGACAGCAGCCTCGACGTCGTCGCCGTCAACGACCTCGCCGAGCCCGCCGCCCTCGCGCGGCTCCTCGCCTACGACACCACCGCGGGCCGCCTCGGCCGCCCGGTCACGGCGGACGGCGACACCCTCGTCGTCGACGGCCGCCGCATCAAGGTGCTCGCCGAGCGGGAGCCGGCGAAGCTGCCGTGGGCCGATCTCGGCGTGGACGTGGTCCTCGAAGCCACCGGCCGCTTCACCGCGGCCACGGCCGCCCGCGCCCACCTCGACGCGGGCGCGCGCAAGGTCCTCGTCAGCGCCCCCTCCGCCGGCGCGGACGTCACCCTCGCGCCCGGCGTGAACACCGGGGCGTACGACCCGCAGGCCCACACCATCGTCTCGAACGCCTCCTGCACCACCAACGCGCTCGCCCCCCTGGCCGCCGTACTGGACGAACTCGCCGGCATCGAACACGGCTTCATGACCACCGTGCACGCCTACACCCAGGAACAGAACCTCCAGGACGGCCCTCACCGCGACGCCCGCCGCGCCCGCGCCGCGGCCGTCAACATCGTCCCCACCACCACGGGCGCCGCGAAGGCCATCGGCCTCGTACTCCCCGGCCTGGACGGCAGACTCTCCGGCGACTCGATCCGCGTCCCGGTCCCGGTCGGCTCGATCGTCGAACTCAACACGACGGTCGCCCGCGACGTCACCCGCGAAGACGTCCTCGCCGCCTACCGCACGGCGGCGGAAGGCCCCCTGGCCGGCATCCTCGAATACTCCGAAGACCCCCTCGTCTCCGCCGACATCACCGGCAACCCGGCCTCCGCCGTCTTCGACTCGGCCCTCACCCGCGTCGACGGCCGCCACATCAAGGTAGTCGCCTGGTACGACAACGAATGGGGCTTCTCCCACCGGGTGATCGACACCCTCGAACTCCTCACCACCACCTGAGTCCCGGGTTACGTATCCGGACCTGCCGGGGGCCGATCGGGGAAGGCCCCGGGGACGCCCCGACGCACGGGCACGGCCCCCGGCGGAGTCTGTTATTTCATGGACATTTCAATTGGGTCGCCGGTAGAGTTGGGAGCGCTCCCATCTGTCTTCACCGACCGGAACGGAGACCCCCCATGCACAAGCCAAGCCACTCCGGCAGGCGCTCCCGGCGAGCCGTCCGCCGACCTCTCCAGGCGCTCACCCTGCTGGTTGCCGTGCTCGCCGGCGCGCTGGCCTGGACCAGCAGCGCTCAGGCCCACGGCACCGTCGTCGACCCGGCAACCCGCGCCTACCACTGCTGGGAGGAATGGGGAGACGACCACCTGAACCCGGCCATGGAGCAGGAGGACCCCATGTGCTGGCAGGCCTACCAGGCCAACCCCAACACCATGTGGAACTGGATGAGCATGCTCCAGGACGGGCTGGGTGGAAAGTTCGAGGAACGGACTCCCAACGGGAAGCTCTGCAGCAACAACCACCAGAACTTCGAGAGCCTGAACAACCCCGGTCCCTGGACGACGACCGATGTCACCGACAACTTCTCGATCCACCTGTACGACCAGGCATCACACGGAGCCGACTTCTTCCGGGTCTACGTGAGCAAGCAGGGGTTCGACCCCAAGACCCAGGCTCTCGGCTGGGACGACCTCGACTTCATCACCGAGACGGGCAGCTACCCCCCGGCGTCCGACATCACGTTCCCCGTCCAGACCTCCGGCTACTCCGGACACCACATCGTCTTCACGATCTGGCAAGCCTCGCACCTGGACCAGGCCTACCTGATGTGCAGTGACGTGAACTTCGGCTGAGCCGGAAGGCCCGTACGTACAGAACCCCAGCCGGCCCGGTGCCGTGAGCCCGGCACCGGGCCGGTGGGGAACGGAGCGAGCCGCCGGACGTCGGTTCCCCCGCGGAGGCGACCGGACCCCCACGACCGCGCCGCGGCACTCGTTCATCCCGGACCGCCGGAGTCGTCCTCCTCCCCCCTGGCGAGAAACCGGCGGCCCGCCGAGAGTTTGTCGAGGGCCTGCGGCGACCCCTTCAGCCGGTCGGCGAGGGCGTCGGCCATCACGATGAGGAAGTGCGAGTCCGCCGAGCGGGCGGAGAGATACGTCCGTACGAAGGCGAGATGCTGAGTGAACACGCGCTCGTCGTCGACGTAGACGGCCGCTGCCAGGGAATCCAGCAACCGGCCGAGAACCCCCGCGCCCTCCTCGTGCTCCATGCCGGAGACGGATCCCGTACCCGGGCCCGGGTGCATGTCCCGCAGCGCGGACGCCATGTGCTCCAGCAGCCCGGGTCGTTGCCTGACGAGCATCGCGTACGCCTCTACGGCATCCGCCTCGACCGACGACTCTCCGCGCAACACCGGCGGCCAGTGGCGCATCAGTGCGTCCGCGGCGTCACGCGCGTCGGCCGCGTAGAGGTCCGCACCCAGCGCGTACGCCCATGTGCCCCCGGGACCGAACCCCGCCCCGCCCGTGACGACGGGAACGCCGGCCCACCGGCAGATCTCGATCTGCCGGTGCGCGAGCGGGAGGTTCCAGGGCAGCGTGCACGAGAGAGCGACCACGTCGGGGCCGTGCTGGTGGACGTCCGAGAGGATCCCCTGCGGGGACACCGACCCGCCGAGTGAGCGCACGTCGAAGCCGTGCAGTCGCAGCACCTCGGTGAGGATCTGGGCGGGGAGGACGTGCCATTCGCCGTCGCTGCACGCCACCAGCACGTGGCCCCGTGAACCGGCCCCGCCGGGCAGGCGGATGGTGCCGCGGGCAGCGGCCGCTGCCGCCACCGCGTCGACGGTCTTCCTGCTGACATGGGTGGCCGCGTGCTCCTGCGATACCGTCCACTCGCCTGACTCCCACCGCGCACCGATCCTCACCTGCGCGGGCGCCACCAGCCGGAGCAGCACGTCCTCCGCGCTCACGCCGCCCGTCACCAGACCCACGGCCAGCTCGACCGCCGCGTCCTCGTCCGCGGCTGCCAGGCAGGCGTCGAAGCGGGCCCGGGCGGCTTCGGGGATCCGGGTCTCACTCATGGGATCCCGGCCTTCCCGGCAACGGGGGACTCGCGTGGCTTCCGGGCTGACGCTGCAGGGAGGCGCCACGGCGCGGAGGTGCCTGAAGCGTGAGGATGGAGATGTCGTCGTGCGGGCGGCCGGCAAGCCATTCGGTCGTGAGCAGCTCCAGCCGCTCGGCGACCGACGCCGCCTGCATGTCCGTGCAACTGGCCAGCGCGTCGACGAGGCGTTCGTCGCCGTACATCTCCCGCCCGCTCGCACCGCCTCGCGCTTCGGTGACCCCGTCGCTGTAGAAGAGGATCAGCTCACCGGGTTCGAGAACGACCTCGGTCAGGCTGAAACCGGGATCGGGCACAGCCCCGACGAGCGTGCCCTCGCAGGTGATCTCCTCCACCCTTCCGTCGCCACGCAGTACGAGCGGGGAGAGGTGGCCGCCGCCGGCGATCTCCACCTTCACCGAGCCGTCGTCGCGGGGACGGGCGGAGCCCGTGACCAGGGTCGCGAAACGGTGGCCGTCGCTCAGGACGATCTCGTTCAGCAGATACAGATCGCGCAGGGGTTCGCTTTCCTGCGCGACCATCGCCAGCGTCCGCATGCTCTGCCGCAGGTGCCCCGCCAGCACCGCGGCCTCCGCACCCTTCCCGGACACGTCACCGAAGAAGAACGTGACCCCGCCCAGGGCGGAGGGGGCCACGTGGTAGAAGTCGCCGCTGATGTGCAGCGCCTCGGCGGCCGGCCGGTAGGCGGCGCCGAGCCTGAGGCCGTCGGCGGCGGGCAGTGGTTCCGGGGCCATGCTCGCTTGCAGGACGGCGATGGTGTGGGCCTGCTGCGTATAGAGCGCCGCCGTCGCCAGCGCGAGTCCGGCCCTCACGGCCAACTCGTGCGCCAGCTCGATGTCGGCCTCGTCGAACGGCGCCCGTTCCGGGCCGCGCAGCATGATCAGCGCGCCGGCCGGTACGCCCCCCGCGGCGAGCTGGGCCACGAGCGGCTCTCCGCCTGGAACGAGCTCCGCGGGCATGAGGTTGTCGAGCGGGTCCAGCTCCTGAGGGCTGATGACCGTGGGGTGCGGTTGAAGGCCGTACAGCGCGTTCGCGATCTCGGGCACCTCTTCGAGCCTCTCGACCGCCACCTCACCGGAGGAGCGCGCCCCGCCCGGACCCGCCCGGTGCCAGTCCGTACGCCGCCCGCTCGGGGGCAGGACGACCACGGACGCGTCCGCCAGTCTGGGGGTGACGATCTCGGTGAGCGTACGGACAGTGCGGCTGTGATGGAGCGAAGCGCCGAGCCGCTGGGTGGCCTCCTCCAGGAAGGCCGACCTGGCGCGTTCGTCGACGAGCGCCGCCTCGGCCTCCTGTGCACTGCTCACCTGACTGACCAGCCACACCGCGAGTCCGTCGACGGTACGCAGACGACCGCGGAGCCTGCGCCCCCCGTGGGCGGCGGAGAAGCGCTTCGCCCCCCGGGCGCCGGCACGAGCCAGGGGCGGCGCCGACGCACTCGCCGGCTCTCCCGGGCGCAACCGGGGAAAGAGGCGGACGGCGGCCCGGTTGAACCCCCGGATCGTCCCGTCGGGGCGGTCGCACGTGACGATGGCCTCGTCGACCAGATCCAGCAGCTCGCCAAGCTGCGCGGAGGCATGGCTCCACACGCCCGCGCCGCCTCCGTCGTCCGCCATCGGCTACCACCTCTTGCGCGCTCCGCTCCCGCGCCCGCAGCATTTCAGGTCGAAGCCCTCTTTTGTGGTATTTGTCCGCTATGGCGGTGCTCGTCACGCCATGCGCGGCACGGTGATGCCGGAGACCGGCAGCCGCATCAACGGTCCGGGCGGTGTGCCCGGGAGGGCCGTGACGCCGTCGCGCGCATCGACGCCCTCACTCGGCGCCGACGACGCCCACCGGGCAGCTCACGCCCGTGCCGCCGAGCCTGCCGTGCCATGTGACCCGTTGGGGCCGAGTGCCGCCGATGTCCGTCGGGTGATGCGAGCAGGGCCCGGAGTTCGGGAGTGTCACCGCGGGGAACGTCGCAGAACTCCGGCTACAAGGCGTCGAACGGAGGCACGATACGGACAACGGCGATCAAACGGTCGCGGGGTACCGGCAGGAAGTAGAACCATCCGCCCGCAGCGTCCATCCGGCGCAGGCTGCCGGGCCGGGGGCCATGGTCAAGGTCGGTGATGTCGATTCCTGTACCTGCCAGCTCGACCAGGTCCCCGGCCAAACGCTCCACCTCTGCAACCACATGCTCGGGGAGGCCATCGGCTACATGAACGCGATCCGGGTCGTACTCCCAACGCCACCCCGTGCTCACTGGATCGGGATACCGAGGGCGGTATGTGCTGCGTCCAGGATCTTGCCGATCTCGGAGACTGCTCGCCGCGCTTGGGCGCTGTCGTCCCCTTGGGCGGTGTCCTCCCAGTAGCGCAACTGTGCGGCCATGTCGGGGTGGCGCTGGATGTGGACGTAGACGGCCCACTGGGCGATGAACCGCTGGAGCGGTCCCATTTCGGAGCCCTGCCGGGTCTGGTCAGCCGCTTGGTCCAGCTCGCGAGTGAAGGCCGGCAGCGCGGCAGGCGCAATCTGGCTGACGGCCTGCCGCAGGGTGGTCACCGTCGCGGCCGGCTGAGGGATGAGCGGCTGCCCGGCGGTTGAGATCGTCATTGCTACTCCCATAGGGCCGAGTCTGATCCCTCGCGGCAGCGTACCGGGTGCAAGTCCGTTCCCGCCGCTCGAAGGGGTGAGGGAGAAGCGATTCAGCTCTCCGTCGGAGCGATGCCGGTGGGGCAGGAGCCGCCGTCCGACCGATCACTCAGCTTGACGCCCGTGCCCGGGGGCCTGCCGTGACGTGTGACCCGTCGGGGCCGGTGCTCGTCGACGTCCGTCGTGCGATGGCGTCATGCTCATATCAAAATCTACGCGCGTAGGATATGGTGATTCTGCACCGGCATCGCTAGTTCAAGTCACCTTGAAAAAAGGGAGTTGACGTGCACGGAAACCATGAGGCCGATGGCGTCCGGAAAGACCGGTCACCCGTCGGACTGGATCGGCGCGCCCTGCTGCGCGGCTCAGCAGTGTTCGGCCTGGCAGCCGGCGGTGTACTGCTCTCGGGGAACCCCGCCCAGGCGCTGGACATCTATAACCCGTTCAGCGGCTACCCGATGACCGGCAGTTGGCAGGACCACATCGACCGAGGCTCCCTGGGCGGAATCGACTACGCCATGAGCGTCGGCACCAGACTCCCGGCCGCCGGCGCCGGCGTCGTCAGGAACATCCCGTACAACGGCACCGGCGGACACACTGTGACCATCACTCACAGTGACGGGTACCGGACGCAGTACATGCACCTCTCACAGTTCCTGGTCGCCGACGGCACCTCAGTCGGCAAGGGAGGCACCGTCGGACTCTCCGGTGGTGCAGCCGGAGCCCCAGGCTCCGGAAACTCCACCGGCCCCCACGTCCACTGGCACCTGATCACCCCGGCTGGCACCCGAGTCAACCCGCTGGACTACATAGGCGGTGGTGGTGCGCTGCCGAAGACGACGACGGAGGAGGACGGCGTCCCCGGTCCCGTCATGTGGATGCGGACGCAGAACTGGCTGCGGATCGAGTCCGGCTACACGGGGCCCATCGACGGTGTTCCCGGACCCAACACCTACGCCGCGCTCCAGAGGAACATGCGCAACTGGGGCTACACCGGGCCCATCGACGGTGTTCCCGGGCCCAACACCTGGGCCGCGGTCCAGCGTCTGGCCGCCTCCTATGGCTACACCGGACCCATCGACGGCGTGATGGGCCCCAACTCCTGGCGGGGCTTCAGCCGTTTCATCAACGAAGACCGCTGGGACTGAACCATTCCCCACCCCGGGGTCTGATGCTGCAATGCAAGGCGAGGTCCGTTCCTACCGCTCGAACGAGTGAGGGAGAAGCGATTCAGCTCTCCGTCGGAGCGATGCCGGTGGGGCAGGAGCCGCCCTCCGACTGGTCACTCAGCTTGACGCCCGTGCCGCCTATGCCGCAGTAGCCGCCCGGGTTCTTGTCCAGGTACTGCTGGTGGTAGGGCTCCGCCGGGTAGAAGGGGCGGTCGGCTGC
The Streptomyces sp. CNQ-509 DNA segment above includes these coding regions:
- a CDS encoding GlxA family transcriptional regulator, with the translated sequence MPASRLRRAAVLVLEGAKPLDAGIPAQVFSTRRSMPYEVRVCGAAPGLVAGGDGLSYHVAHGLSALTWADIVFVPGYRFPDRDDPPPAVTEALIAAHRRGARLAAISTGAFALAATGLLDGRRATTHWHYTRALAAKHPEVRVDENVLFVDEGSVLTSAGAASGIDLCLHILRGDLGVAASNHAARRLVAAPYRSGGQAQYVPRSVPEPLGERFAATREWALHRLGEPLTLEALARHAGVSTRTFSRRFVDDTGYTPMQWIMRARIDVARELLERSEQSVEQIADRVGLGTGANLRLHFQQILGTTPSEYRRTFARGE
- the gap gene encoding type I glyceraldehyde-3-phosphate dehydrogenase, which gives rise to MTRIAINGFGRIGRNVLRALLERDSSLDVVAVNDLAEPAALARLLAYDTTAGRLGRPVTADGDTLVVDGRRIKVLAEREPAKLPWADLGVDVVLEATGRFTAATAARAHLDAGARKVLVSAPSAGADVTLAPGVNTGAYDPQAHTIVSNASCTTNALAPLAAVLDELAGIEHGFMTTVHAYTQEQNLQDGPHRDARRARAAAVNIVPTTTGAAKAIGLVLPGLDGRLSGDSIRVPVPVGSIVELNTTVARDVTREDVLAAYRTAAEGPLAGILEYSEDPLVSADITGNPASAVFDSALTRVDGRHIKVVAWYDNEWGFSHRVIDTLELLTTT
- a CDS encoding peptidoglycan DD-metalloendopeptidase family protein, which produces MHGNHEADGVRKDRSPVGLDRRALLRGSAVFGLAAGGVLLSGNPAQALDIYNPFSGYPMTGSWQDHIDRGSLGGIDYAMSVGTRLPAAGAGVVRNIPYNGTGGHTVTITHSDGYRTQYMHLSQFLVADGTSVGKGGTVGLSGGAAGAPGSGNSTGPHVHWHLITPAGTRVNPLDYIGGGGALPKTTTEEDGVPGPVMWMRTQNWLRIESGYTGPIDGVPGPNTYAALQRNMRNWGYTGPIDGVPGPNTWAAVQRLAASYGYTGPIDGVMGPNSWRGFSRFINEDRWD
- a CDS encoding lytic polysaccharide monooxygenase, with the protein product MLVAVLAGALAWTSSAQAHGTVVDPATRAYHCWEEWGDDHLNPAMEQEDPMCWQAYQANPNTMWNWMSMLQDGLGGKFEERTPNGKLCSNNHQNFESLNNPGPWTTTDVTDNFSIHLYDQASHGADFFRVYVSKQGFDPKTQALGWDDLDFITETGSYPPASDITFPVQTSGYSGHHIVFTIWQASHLDQAYLMCSDVNFG
- a CDS encoding helix-turn-helix transcriptional regulator, giving the protein MSLNGPAPPTDSASASAHGGGAVLVAGLAAAGGGWTDRHRHPVPQLTWAGSGVLMVRALGRTWVLPATTALWIPPGVRHATGTAGTTEPRTLYVRYPGPAPTAADPPLRTRPPADRPGWPEPTVVAVTPLLRALSDHLADDAPAPAARARAEAVLLDQLAPVAPTPVLAPMPHDPRPRAVAEALRDTPADARTLAEWSPYAGAAPRTLARLFVAETGMPFGRWRTHLRLQASLPLLASGATVATAARHVGYASSSAFVAAFHRTVGAPPGTYFPRD
- a CDS encoding PP2C family protein-serine/threonine phosphatase, with translation MADDGGGAGVWSHASAQLGELLDLVDEAIVTCDRPDGTIRGFNRAAVRLFPRLRPGEPASASAPPLARAGARGAKRFSAAHGGRRLRGRLRTVDGLAVWLVSQVSSAQEAEAALVDERARSAFLEEATQRLGASLHHSRTVRTLTEIVTPRLADASVVVLPPSGRRTDWHRAGPGGARSSGEVAVERLEEVPEIANALYGLQPHPTVISPQELDPLDNLMPAELVPGGEPLVAQLAAGGVPAGALIMLRGPERAPFDEADIELAHELAVRAGLALATAALYTQQAHTIAVLQASMAPEPLPAADGLRLGAAYRPAAEALHISGDFYHVAPSALGGVTFFFGDVSGKGAEAAVLAGHLRQSMRTLAMVAQESEPLRDLYLLNEIVLSDGHRFATLVTGSARPRDDGSVKVEIAGGGHLSPLVLRGDGRVEEITCEGTLVGAVPDPGFSLTEVVLEPGELILFYSDGVTEARGGASGREMYGDERLVDALASCTDMQAASVAERLELLTTEWLAGRPHDDISILTLQAPPRRGASLQRQPGSHASPPLPGRPGSHE
- a CDS encoding B12-binding domain-containing protein (Presence of a B(12) (cobalamin)-binding domain implies dependence on cobalamin itself, in one of its several forms, or in some unusual lineages, dependence on a cobalamin-like analog.), with amino-acid sequence MSETRIPEAARARFDACLAAADEDAAVELAVGLVTGGVSAEDVLLRLVAPAQVRIGARWESGEWTVSQEHAATHVSRKTVDAVAAAAAARGTIRLPGGAGSRGHVLVACSDGEWHVLPAQILTEVLRLHGFDVRSLGGSVSPQGILSDVHQHGPDVVALSCTLPWNLPLAHRQIEICRWAGVPVVTGGAGFGPGGTWAYALGADLYAADARDAADALMRHWPPVLRGESSVEADAVEAYAMLVRQRPGLLEHMASALRDMHPGPGTGSVSGMEHEEGAGVLGRLLDSLAAAVYVDDERVFTQHLAFVRTYLSARSADSHFLIVMADALADRLKGSPQALDKLSAGRRFLARGEEDDSGGPG